One genomic window of Pseudomonas chlororaphis subsp. piscium includes the following:
- a CDS encoding DUF1624 domain-containing protein: MTLSTGLAGQAGVASPALAGSVAKANTRMLAIDALRGFVMLCMLVDHVRETFLLHRQVTDPIDALSVTPDLYFTRLLSEICAPVFIFLTGLSAWLYSQKHSLGETSVFLLKRGLFLVFLELTFVCFAWNAEFPPKTLWLQVIWCIGICMIVLAGLLHFKRGWLIVLGVAIVAGHNLLDDVVVGPESPFFVPWSILHQRVFIDITEFTRARTTYPVLPWIGVILLGWAIGPWFGKDMQPAARISRLLKVGVGLLVAFVFIRYLNVYGEKPWVQTGDALRTFMSFMSAKKYPPSLMFLMPTLGLGLILLAYFEKVQERWSTAQLAIYGGAPMFFYLLHLYVLKAMYLVAVAIWGANQGTYYGFDNLSGVWLWSLILGVLLFFPTRWFAGLKQRRRDIAILKYL; encoded by the coding sequence ATGACTCTTTCTACTGGATTGGCAGGGCAGGCGGGCGTTGCGTCCCCTGCGCTGGCGGGCAGCGTGGCCAAGGCCAATACGCGGATGCTGGCGATCGATGCCCTGCGCGGCTTCGTCATGCTGTGCATGCTGGTGGACCACGTGCGCGAGACCTTCCTCCTGCATCGCCAGGTCACCGACCCGATCGACGCCCTGAGCGTGACCCCGGACCTGTATTTCACCCGCCTGCTCAGTGAGATCTGCGCGCCGGTGTTCATCTTCCTCACCGGCCTGTCGGCCTGGCTCTACAGCCAGAAACACAGCCTCGGGGAAACCTCGGTGTTTCTGCTCAAGCGCGGCCTGTTCCTGGTGTTCCTCGAACTGACCTTCGTGTGTTTTGCCTGGAACGCCGAGTTCCCGCCCAAGACCCTGTGGCTGCAGGTGATCTGGTGCATTGGTATCTGCATGATCGTGCTGGCCGGCTTGCTGCACTTCAAACGCGGCTGGCTGATCGTGCTGGGGGTGGCCATAGTCGCCGGGCACAACCTGCTGGATGACGTGGTGGTGGGCCCCGAGTCGCCGTTCTTCGTGCCCTGGTCGATCCTGCACCAGCGGGTGTTCATCGACATCACCGAGTTCACCCGGGCCCGCACCACGTACCCGGTGCTGCCGTGGATCGGCGTGATCCTGCTGGGCTGGGCCATCGGCCCGTGGTTCGGCAAGGACATGCAACCGGCGGCGCGGATTTCGCGGTTGCTCAAGGTCGGCGTCGGCCTGCTGGTGGCGTTCGTGTTCATTCGCTACCTGAACGTCTACGGCGAGAAGCCCTGGGTCCAGACCGGCGATGCGCTGCGCACCTTCATGAGCTTCATGAGCGCCAAGAAATACCCGCCGTCGCTGATGTTCCTGATGCCGACCCTGGGCCTGGGGCTGATCCTCCTGGCGTACTTCGAGAAGGTCCAGGAACGCTGGTCGACCGCGCAACTGGCGATCTACGGCGGCGCGCCGATGTTCTTCTACCTGCTGCACCTGTACGTGCTCAAGGCCATGTACCTGGTGGCCGTGGCCATCTGGGGCGCCAACCAGGGCACTTACTACGGCTTCGACAACCTGTCCGGGGTCTGGCTGTGGAGCCTGATCCTCGGCGTGCTGCTGTTCTTCCCGACGCGCTGGTTCGCAGGCCTCAAGCAGCGTCGCCGCGATATCGCGATCCTCAAATACCTTTGA
- the gabT gene encoding 4-aminobutyrate--2-oxoglutarate transaminase encodes MNSKVDETPHLLQQRDQFVPRGVVTAHPLVIDRAEGSQVWDVDGERYLDFVGGIGVLNIGHNHPRVVAAVQAQLQKVSHACFQVVAYKPYLDLARRLSQMIGGAEPYKAAFFTSGAEAVENAVKIARAHTQRSAVIAFRGGFHGRTLLGSTLTGMSQPYKQNFGTAPEVFHTPYPNAYRGVSSEMALQALQELFATQVAPERVAAIIIEPVQGDGGFLAAPAEFLQALRALATQHGIVLILDEIQTGFGRTGSWFGFQHAGIQPDLVTVAKSLAGGLPLSGVVGKAQIMDAPLPGGLGGTYGGNALACAAALAVLDAYEEEQLLARGVALGLRLREGLLSLQRLYPCIGDVRGSGFMLALELVKNDAAHSPDAELTQRLIDQARLGGLLVIKCGVHRNVLRFLAPLVTTPEQIDEALAILDAALARVLN; translated from the coding sequence ATGAATAGCAAGGTCGACGAAACACCTCATTTGCTCCAGCAGCGCGATCAGTTCGTGCCGCGGGGCGTGGTCACTGCCCATCCGCTGGTCATCGACCGCGCCGAGGGCTCCCAGGTGTGGGACGTGGACGGCGAGCGCTATCTGGATTTCGTCGGCGGGATCGGCGTGTTGAACATCGGCCACAACCACCCGCGGGTGGTGGCGGCGGTGCAGGCGCAGTTGCAGAAAGTCTCCCACGCTTGCTTCCAGGTGGTGGCCTACAAACCGTACCTGGACCTGGCCCGGCGCCTGAGCCAGATGATCGGCGGCGCCGAGCCCTACAAGGCGGCATTCTTCACCTCTGGCGCCGAGGCCGTGGAGAACGCGGTGAAGATCGCCCGCGCCCATACCCAGCGTTCGGCGGTGATCGCCTTTCGTGGCGGTTTCCATGGCCGCACCTTGCTCGGCAGCACGCTGACCGGCATGAGCCAGCCGTACAAGCAGAACTTCGGCACCGCCCCCGAGGTGTTCCATACGCCGTACCCGAACGCCTATCGCGGGGTCAGCAGCGAGATGGCCCTGCAGGCGTTGCAGGAGCTGTTCGCCACCCAGGTCGCACCCGAGCGCGTGGCGGCGATTATCATCGAACCGGTGCAGGGCGACGGCGGTTTCCTCGCCGCTCCGGCGGAGTTCCTCCAGGCCTTGCGCGCCCTGGCGACGCAACACGGCATCGTGCTGATCCTCGATGAAATCCAGACCGGCTTCGGCCGCACCGGCAGCTGGTTCGGCTTCCAGCACGCCGGTATCCAGCCGGACCTGGTCACCGTGGCCAAGAGCCTGGCCGGTGGCTTGCCATTGTCCGGCGTGGTGGGCAAGGCGCAGATCATGGACGCGCCGCTGCCCGGCGGCCTCGGTGGCACCTACGGCGGCAACGCCCTGGCCTGCGCCGCGGCGCTGGCGGTGCTGGATGCCTACGAAGAGGAACAGTTGCTGGCCCGTGGCGTGGCGCTGGGCTTGCGCCTGCGCGAAGGGTTGCTGAGCCTGCAGAGGCTGTACCCGTGCATCGGCGATGTGCGTGGCAGCGGTTTCATGCTGGCGCTGGAACTGGTCAAGAACGATGCGGCGCACAGCCCCGATGCCGAGTTGACGCAACGGCTGATCGACCAGGCGCGCCTGGGTGGGTTGCTGGTGATCAAGTGCGGGGTGCACCGTAACGTCCTGCGCTTCCTGGCACCGCTGGTAACAACTCCCGAGCAGATCGACGAAGCCCTGGCGATTCTCGATGCCGCGCTGGCACGAGTCTTGAACTGA
- a CDS encoding OprD family porin: MKTLTRHTLLLALGGQSLLALAAEQDNAKGFIEDSQWSLFNRSLYDRRDYEHGSLSNGARNAYKPRAERSDLAQEWAYGLMADYSSGFTQGTLGFGLDAHVYSGWKLDSGGGRAGKARLLGVDNDGHPKDEFSRGGAVAKLRFSSTELRYGEQRVKTPVFGSSDSRLLPETATGWFLTSRELSHTTLYGGHFNESTDRNASSHDQGFVVNYSNGKQGDSFDLIGVRNTSIKGLNASLFSALYEDTWRQQYLGALYNLPLSQGQDLTFDFNLYRTQDTGKALSGRIDNTTWSLMSTYRSGTHSFGLGYQKVDGDTPYDYVTRGAILLSNAVALSDFNAPEEASWQARYDLNMAGYQVPGLTFSALYVRGSGIDGSHMDPRGGYAWLGYGEGGKHWERDLQAKYVVQSGPAKNLAVTLRHAVHRGNKAQAELDADQLRLAIEYPLGGRF, encoded by the coding sequence GTGAAGACCTTGACCCGACACACCCTGCTGTTGGCATTGGGAGGCCAGAGCCTGCTCGCGCTGGCCGCGGAGCAGGACAATGCCAAGGGTTTTATCGAAGACAGCCAGTGGAGCCTGTTCAACCGCAGCCTCTACGACCGTCGCGACTATGAGCACGGTTCCTTGAGCAACGGCGCGCGCAATGCCTACAAACCCCGCGCCGAACGCAGCGACCTGGCGCAGGAGTGGGCTTACGGCCTGATGGCCGACTACAGCTCCGGTTTCACCCAGGGCACGCTCGGCTTCGGCCTGGATGCCCACGTCTATTCCGGCTGGAAACTCGACAGCGGCGGTGGCCGGGCCGGCAAGGCGCGGCTGCTGGGGGTGGACAACGACGGCCATCCCAAGGATGAATTCAGCCGTGGCGGCGCGGTGGCCAAGCTGCGTTTTTCCTCCACCGAACTGCGCTACGGCGAGCAGCGGGTCAAGACCCCGGTGTTCGGTTCCTCCGACAGCCGTCTGCTGCCCGAGACCGCCACCGGCTGGTTCCTCACCAGCCGCGAACTGAGCCATACCACGCTGTACGGCGGCCACTTCAACGAAAGCACCGACCGTAACGCCAGCAGCCACGACCAGGGTTTCGTGGTCAATTATTCCAACGGCAAGCAGGGCGACAGCTTCGACCTGATCGGCGTGCGCAACACCTCGATCAAGGGCCTCAACGCCAGCCTGTTCAGCGCCTTGTACGAAGACACCTGGCGCCAGCAGTACCTTGGCGCGCTCTACAACCTGCCGCTGAGCCAGGGCCAGGACCTGACGTTCGATTTCAACCTGTACCGCACCCAGGACACCGGCAAGGCCCTGTCCGGGCGCATCGACAACACCACCTGGAGCCTGATGTCGACCTACAGGAGCGGCACCCACAGCTTTGGCCTGGGCTACCAGAAGGTCGACGGCGACACGCCTTACGACTACGTCACCCGCGGCGCGATCCTGCTCAGTAACGCGGTGGCCCTGTCGGACTTCAATGCCCCCGAAGAAGCCTCCTGGCAGGCCCGCTACGACCTCAACATGGCCGGCTACCAGGTTCCCGGCCTGACTTTCAGCGCCCTGTATGTGCGTGGCAGCGGCATCGACGGCAGCCACATGGACCCGCGCGGCGGCTACGCCTGGCTGGGCTACGGCGAAGGCGGCAAGCACTGGGAGCGCGACCTGCAGGCCAAGTACGTGGTGCAGTCCGGGCCGGCGAAAAACCTCGCCGTCACCCTGCGCCACGCCGTGCACCGTGGCAACAAGGCCCAGGCCGAACTGGATGCCGACCAGCTGCGGCTGGCGATCGAGTATCCGTTGGGCGGCAGGTTCTAG
- a CDS encoding DUF4198 domain-containing protein: MSTANTLIGLGALMLASGTQAHQIWYEHTPGQPLTLYYGEYDKNMLEVTPGGLDRFRQLKGWSAANPLPAPALGLSLGLQRQSFSVDHQPKADESLLAQDSQYPLFDLHEGGKTLKTHWTPATRWVGDLRARQPELALDIVPTGVAAAGKAQFQVFYELKPLAAQEVILETGSGEVFTQTSDQDGKVSFALPWQGTYVVAAEYKDRTPGTRQGPDSQAEAYDLKSFSSTLSFHQPQGKPPLPRAPATLPASEVARLKKQS; the protein is encoded by the coding sequence ATGAGTACGGCAAATACCTTGATAGGGCTGGGCGCGCTGATGCTGGCCAGCGGTACCCAGGCTCACCAGATCTGGTACGAACACACGCCGGGGCAGCCCCTGACGCTGTATTACGGCGAGTACGACAAGAACATGCTGGAAGTGACCCCCGGTGGCCTCGATCGCTTCCGCCAGCTCAAGGGCTGGTCGGCGGCGAATCCGCTGCCGGCCCCGGCATTGGGTCTGAGCCTGGGCCTGCAACGCCAGTCGTTCAGCGTTGACCATCAGCCCAAGGCCGATGAAAGCCTGCTGGCGCAGGACTCGCAGTATCCGCTCTTCGACCTGCATGAAGGCGGCAAGACCCTCAAGACTCATTGGACGCCCGCCACCCGCTGGGTCGGCGACCTGCGCGCGCGCCAGCCGGAACTGGCGCTGGACATCGTCCCCACCGGCGTGGCCGCCGCGGGCAAGGCGCAGTTCCAGGTGTTCTATGAACTCAAGCCGCTGGCCGCCCAGGAAGTGATCCTGGAAACCGGCTCCGGCGAGGTCTTCACCCAGACCAGCGACCAGGACGGCAAGGTCAGCTTCGCGCTGCCGTGGCAGGGCACCTATGTGGTGGCCGCCGAATACAAGGACCGCACCCCGGGCACTCGCCAGGGCCCGGACAGCCAGGCCGAGGCCTACGACCTCAAGAGCTTCAGTTCCACGCTGTCGTTCCACCAGCCACAGGGCAAGCCGCCGTTGCCACGGGCGCCTGCAACGCTGCCGGCCTCGGAAGTCGCGCGCTTGAAAAAGCAATCCTGA
- a CDS encoding T6SS phospholipase effector Tle1-like catalytic domain-containing protein codes for MDNTRIKARQLIVCIDGTNNRFSDEPTNVVRLFRSLPKDSETLLAYYDQGVGTFGLSETLFEWQKVPSRIAGLMFGWGIKRNVLNAYRFLMENYRDGDQIFLFGFSRGSYAVRVLAALLYTIGLLPAHQAQLMDFAWSLLTTRQRSADNSKPNRQRAMSYTWWRMSADKKPDFDLMEAFKGSFARKVSIHFLGLFDTVSSVGWVYDPLIVPYTRRNEDVKIIRHAVSLDERRSFFRQNLWAEGKGVNLKQVWFAGVHSDVGGGYPVGESQLALIALRWMIGECLEAGLSIDAEACRAELYPASSVLRDPLAQAHNSLTRNWLIAEWVPRLVWNPKTHKRTLEYGSMPPFGKARSREIPTPENGQKIRVHASVAARLKGPLNSDQPWGSQLSYQPQNLPDIDSESIEQVGDSPRLDEYNL; via the coding sequence GTGGACAACACAAGGATCAAGGCGCGCCAGCTGATTGTTTGCATCGACGGCACCAACAACCGTTTCAGTGACGAGCCGACCAACGTGGTCCGGCTGTTTCGCTCGCTGCCCAAGGACAGCGAAACGCTGCTGGCCTATTACGACCAGGGCGTGGGCACCTTCGGGCTCAGCGAAACCCTGTTCGAATGGCAGAAGGTGCCGTCGCGCATCGCCGGGCTGATGTTCGGCTGGGGTATCAAGCGCAACGTGCTCAATGCCTATCGCTTCCTGATGGAGAACTACAGGGACGGCGACCAGATTTTCCTTTTCGGTTTCTCCCGCGGCTCCTACGCGGTGCGGGTGCTGGCGGCGCTGCTGTATACCATCGGCCTGTTGCCGGCCCATCAGGCCCAGTTGATGGACTTTGCCTGGTCACTGCTGACCACTCGCCAGCGATCCGCTGATAATTCCAAACCGAATCGCCAACGGGCCATGAGTTACACCTGGTGGCGCATGAGCGCGGATAAAAAGCCGGACTTCGACTTGATGGAGGCGTTCAAGGGCAGCTTTGCCCGGAAGGTGAGCATTCACTTTCTCGGGCTGTTCGACACCGTGAGTTCGGTGGGCTGGGTGTATGACCCGCTGATCGTTCCCTACACCCGCAGGAACGAGGACGTGAAGATCATCCGCCATGCGGTGTCCCTGGACGAACGCCGCAGCTTTTTCCGGCAGAACCTCTGGGCAGAAGGCAAGGGGGTGAACCTGAAACAGGTCTGGTTCGCCGGCGTGCATTCGGATGTGGGCGGCGGTTACCCGGTCGGCGAGTCGCAGCTGGCGCTGATTGCCTTGCGCTGGATGATCGGCGAGTGCCTGGAGGCCGGGTTGAGCATCGATGCCGAAGCCTGTCGCGCCGAACTCTATCCAGCATCCTCGGTGCTACGGGATCCGCTGGCCCAGGCCCACAATTCCCTGACCCGCAACTGGCTGATCGCCGAGTGGGTGCCACGCCTGGTCTGGAACCCGAAGACCCACAAGCGAACCCTTGAGTACGGTTCGATGCCGCCGTTCGGCAAAGCCCGGTCGCGGGAGATTCCCACCCCTGAAAACGGACAGAAAATCCGGGTCCATGCCTCAGTGGCCGCTCGGCTGAAGGGGCCGCTGAACAGCGACCAGCCGTGGGGCAGCCAACTGAGCTACCAGCCGCAAAACCTGCCGGACATCGATTCCGAGTCGATCGAGCAGGTGGGCGACTCGCCGAGGCTGGATGAGTACAACCTCTAA
- a CDS encoding response regulator, with amino-acid sequence MNHDLRILIIDDQRPNLDLMEQLLAREGLHNVLSSTQPLRTLDLFNSFEPDLVILDLHMPEFDGFAVLEQLNRRIPADDYLPILVLTADATRDTRLRALALGARDFISKPLDALETLLRIWNLLETRALYKALRQQVPAQQIELLRRHRQ; translated from the coding sequence ATGAACCACGATTTGCGCATCCTGATCATCGACGACCAGCGCCCCAACCTCGACCTGATGGAGCAGTTGCTGGCCCGCGAAGGCCTGCACAACGTGCTGAGCAGCACCCAGCCACTGCGCACCCTGGACCTGTTCAACAGCTTCGAGCCGGACCTGGTGATCCTCGACCTGCACATGCCCGAGTTCGATGGCTTCGCCGTGCTCGAACAGCTCAACCGGCGGATCCCGGCCGACGACTACCTGCCGATCCTGGTGCTGACCGCCGACGCCACCCGCGACACCCGCCTGCGGGCCCTGGCCCTGGGCGCCCGCGACTTCATCAGCAAGCCGCTGGACGCCCTGGAAACCCTGCTGCGGATCTGGAACCTGCTGGAAACCCGCGCCCTGTACAAAGCCCTGCGCCAGCAGGTACCGGCGCAGCAGATCGAGCTGCTGCGCCGGCATCGGCAGTGA
- a CDS encoding Lrp/AsnC family transcriptional regulator produces MEGLVKLDRIDINILVELQKDGRMTNVSLADAVGLSASPCLQRVKRLESAGYISSYKAHLNLAKITDSVTVFTEITLSDHKREDFAKFESNIRLVDEVLECHLISGGYDYLVRFMTRSIQHYQEVVESLLDKNIGISKYFSYIVIKSPVLKDGVPLRKLLRH; encoded by the coding sequence ATGGAAGGTTTAGTCAAACTGGACCGTATTGATATCAACATCTTGGTTGAGCTGCAAAAAGACGGACGCATGACCAATGTCAGCCTCGCCGACGCCGTGGGGTTGTCGGCCAGTCCGTGTCTGCAGCGGGTCAAGCGCCTGGAATCGGCCGGCTACATTTCCAGCTACAAGGCACACCTGAACCTGGCCAAGATCACCGACTCGGTCACGGTGTTCACCGAGATCACCCTGAGCGACCACAAGCGCGAGGACTTCGCCAAGTTCGAGTCCAATATCCGCCTGGTGGACGAGGTGCTGGAGTGTCATCTGATCAGCGGCGGCTACGACTATCTGGTGCGGTTCATGACCCGCAGCATCCAGCATTATCAGGAGGTGGTGGAAAGCCTGCTGGACAAGAACATCGGTATCTCGAAGTACTTCAGCTACATCGTCATCAAGTCGCCGGTCCTCAAAGACGGCGTGCCCCTGCGTAAATTATTGCGCCACTGA
- a CDS encoding ATP-binding protein: MRLLASRHWLDLPLRSKALVVISLPLVILLLSLVLIYITERQTARAEEDVRRVLLVQGDIQTVHTLLAEAAASVRGYLLTRREDFLPSYERAQPLIQAALQRLDSNIRDARMRDHLKAITPLIGNKLDGLVALRNGRPDDSASITAILIENKQVLDVLREQISAMRIREDGLLAERSAAASATRMRLLLATLLAAVCGLFGAIVAVLFLSKGIVARVQQVQGNAQRLALGQPLRPQAPEQDEIGQLGTRLVEAGQLLAERERALRDNEERLRLIIDGVKDYGIFALDTQGRVTTWNAGAERIKGYSEQEILGRHFSLFYLAEECPAHPDMALREATRDGHYMEEAWRCRKDGSRFWASVVITAQYAASGALRGFSKITRDITDRRAAEIALRTAREEAESASRAKSEFLSRMSHELRTPLNAILGFAQLLDMDSPSGQRPQVGHILRAGQHLLTLINEVLDIARIEAGHLPLNVEPIALASVLHEALTLVSPMATDAGIQLAALPALNERSGVIADRQRLIQVLLNLLSNAIKYNRPQGQVRIAVKVLGTRVEVAVSDTGAGIPLERLDQLFRPFERLGADPRVEGTGLGLALSKSLLEMMDGSLRVHSSPGQGCCFTLQMPFVQVAAAGAHLALEQQALEQPVSVLPARVETVEYRGQVLCIEDNLSSLALIETLLQRRPGIRLLSSMQGQMGLDLARQHAPQLILLDVSLPDLEGLEVLRRLRESPTTASTPVLMITADASALTHRALLQAGATAILTKPIHIPAFLAHLEQHLPEPA; this comes from the coding sequence ATGAGGCTGCTGGCCAGCCGGCACTGGCTCGACCTGCCCCTGCGCAGCAAGGCCCTGGTGGTGATTTCCCTGCCGCTGGTGATCCTCCTGCTGTCGCTGGTGCTGATCTATATCACCGAACGCCAGACCGCCCGCGCCGAGGAAGACGTGCGCCGGGTGCTGCTGGTCCAGGGCGATATCCAGACCGTGCATACCCTGCTGGCCGAAGCGGCGGCCAGCGTGCGCGGCTACCTGCTGACCCGCCGCGAGGACTTCCTGCCCAGCTACGAACGCGCCCAGCCGCTGATCCAGGCCGCGCTGCAACGGCTGGACAGCAACATTCGCGACGCGCGCATGCGCGACCACCTCAAGGCCATCACCCCGCTGATCGGCAACAAGCTCGACGGCCTGGTGGCCCTGCGCAACGGCCGGCCCGACGACAGCGCCAGCATCACGGCGATCCTGATCGAGAACAAACAGGTGCTGGACGTGCTGCGTGAGCAGATCAGCGCCATGCGCATCCGCGAGGACGGCTTGCTCGCCGAACGCAGCGCGGCGGCCTCGGCGACCCGCATGCGCCTGCTGCTGGCCACGCTGCTGGCGGCGGTCTGCGGCCTGTTCGGGGCTATTGTCGCGGTGCTGTTCCTGTCCAAGGGCATAGTCGCCCGGGTGCAGCAGGTGCAAGGCAACGCCCAGCGCCTGGCCCTCGGTCAACCGTTGCGGCCGCAAGCCCCGGAGCAGGACGAAATCGGCCAGCTCGGCACCCGCCTGGTGGAGGCTGGGCAACTGCTGGCCGAACGCGAGCGGGCCCTGCGCGACAACGAGGAACGCCTGCGGCTGATCATTGATGGGGTCAAGGACTACGGGATCTTCGCCCTCGACACCCAGGGCCGGGTCACCACCTGGAACGCCGGCGCCGAGCGGATCAAGGGCTACAGCGAACAGGAAATCCTCGGCCGGCATTTCTCGCTGTTCTACCTGGCGGAAGAATGCCCGGCGCACCCGGACATGGCCCTGCGCGAGGCCACCCGCGACGGTCACTACATGGAAGAAGCCTGGCGCTGCCGCAAGGACGGCAGCCGCTTCTGGGCCAGCGTGGTGATCACCGCGCAGTACGCTGCCAGTGGCGCGCTGCGCGGATTTTCCAAGATCACTCGCGATATCACCGACCGTCGCGCCGCGGAAATCGCCTTGCGCACCGCCCGCGAAGAAGCCGAAAGCGCCAGCCGGGCCAAGAGCGAATTCCTCTCGCGCATGAGCCACGAACTGCGCACCCCGCTCAACGCCATCCTCGGTTTCGCCCAGTTGCTGGACATGGACTCGCCCAGCGGCCAGCGGCCCCAGGTCGGGCATATCCTGCGCGCCGGCCAGCACCTGCTGACCCTGATCAACGAGGTGCTGGACATCGCCCGCATCGAGGCCGGGCACCTGCCGCTAAATGTCGAGCCGATCGCCCTGGCCTCGGTGCTGCACGAGGCCCTGACCCTGGTTTCGCCGATGGCCACCGACGCCGGCATCCAGTTGGCCGCCCTGCCCGCGCTGAATGAACGCAGCGGGGTGATCGCCGACCGCCAGCGGCTGATCCAGGTGCTGCTCAACCTGCTGTCCAACGCCATCAAGTACAACCGGCCCCAGGGCCAGGTGCGGATCGCGGTCAAGGTCCTGGGCACCCGGGTCGAGGTGGCGGTCAGCGACACCGGCGCCGGCATTCCCCTGGAGCGCCTGGACCAGTTGTTCCGGCCCTTCGAGCGCCTGGGTGCCGACCCGCGGGTGGAAGGCACCGGCCTGGGCCTGGCCCTGAGCAAGAGCCTGCTGGAGATGATGGACGGCAGCCTGCGGGTGCACAGTTCGCCGGGCCAGGGCTGCTGCTTTACCTTGCAGATGCCCTTTGTCCAGGTGGCCGCGGCCGGCGCGCATCTGGCCCTGGAGCAGCAGGCGCTGGAGCAACCGGTGTCGGTGCTGCCGGCCCGGGTCGAGACTGTGGAATACCGTGGCCAGGTGCTGTGCATCGAAGACAACCTGTCGAGCCTGGCGCTGATCGAAACCCTGCTGCAACGCCGCCCCGGCATTCGCCTGCTGTCGAGCATGCAGGGCCAGATGGGCCTGGACCTGGCGCGCCAGCATGCACCGCAGCTGATCCTGCTGGACGTCAGCCTGCCTGACCTGGAAGGCCTGGAGGTGCTGCGCCGGCTGCGGGAATCGCCGACCACCGCCAGTACCCCGGTGCTGATGATCACCGCCGACGCCAGCGCCCTGACCCACCGCGCCCTGTTGCAGGCCGGGGCCACGGCGATCCTGACCAAGCCCATTCATATCCCGGCGTTTCTCGCCCACCTTGAGCAACATCTACCGGAGCCCGCATGA
- a CDS encoding 2-hydroxyacid dehydrogenase, translating into MALLYKADPVRGEHWRALFAEQAPDIQWRAWPDLGNPEDIRYLAAWQAPDDLSLLPNLEVLFALSAGVDQLDLARLPPDLPVVRLLDPGITRGMCEYASFAVLSLHRDMLRYRQQQFARCWQAHLLQPAAQRRVGVMGLGQQAQQILATLRPLGFALSGWARSAHRIDGVQCFAGNQQLPAFLSQCDILLCVLPLTEQTQGILDRELFRQLPRGAALINMGRGGHLVEQDLLDALASGQLSGAVLDVLQQEPAPAEHPFWDHPQILLTPHIAAMTQPESAFAVLLDNIRRHQRGEPMLGQIDRSQGY; encoded by the coding sequence ATGGCCCTCCTCTATAAAGCTGACCCCGTGCGTGGCGAACACTGGCGAGCGCTGTTCGCCGAACAGGCCCCGGACATTCAATGGCGTGCCTGGCCGGACCTCGGCAACCCCGAGGACATCCGCTACCTGGCGGCCTGGCAGGCGCCGGACGACCTGAGCCTTTTACCTAACCTCGAGGTGCTGTTCGCCCTCTCGGCCGGGGTCGATCAGCTGGACCTCGCGCGCCTGCCGCCGGACTTGCCGGTGGTGCGCCTGCTGGACCCGGGCATCACCCGGGGCATGTGCGAATACGCCAGCTTCGCCGTGCTCAGCCTGCACCGCGACATGCTGCGCTACCGGCAGCAGCAGTTCGCCCGCTGCTGGCAGGCGCACCTGCTGCAACCGGCGGCGCAACGCCGGGTCGGGGTCATGGGCCTGGGCCAACAGGCCCAGCAGATCCTCGCCACCCTGCGGCCGCTGGGGTTCGCCCTGTCCGGCTGGGCCCGCAGCGCCCATCGCATCGACGGCGTGCAGTGTTTCGCCGGCAACCAGCAGCTGCCGGCCTTTCTCAGCCAGTGCGACATCCTGCTGTGCGTGCTGCCCCTGACCGAACAGACCCAGGGCATCCTCGACCGCGAGCTGTTCCGCCAACTGCCCCGCGGCGCGGCGCTGATCAACATGGGCCGTGGCGGCCACCTGGTGGAGCAGGACCTGCTCGACGCCCTGGCCAGCGGCCAGCTCAGCGGCGCGGTGCTCGACGTCCTGCAACAGGAGCCGGCCCCGGCCGAACACCCGTTCTGGGATCACCCGCAGATCCTCCTGACCCCGCACATCGCCGCCATGACCCAGCCGGAAAGCGCCTTCGCCGTGCTGCTGGACAATATCCGCCGCCACCAGCGCGGCGAACCGATGCTCGGGCAGATCGACCGCAGCCAGGGTTATTGA